One Capsicum annuum cultivar UCD-10X-F1 chromosome 2, UCD10Xv1.1, whole genome shotgun sequence genomic window carries:
- the LOC107859003 gene encoding vesicle transport protein GOT1, whose translation MLSFEMNDRKKIGLGLTGFGVFFSFLGIIFFFDKGLIAMGNILFFSGVALTIGLKSSLQFFSKRSNFKGTIAFGLGFLLVIIGWPILGMILEAYGFVVLFSGFWPTLAVFLQKIPVLGWIFQQPYIRTFFDRYRGKRVPV comes from the exons ATGTTGTCCTTCGAAATGAATGACCGCAAAA AGATAGGGCTAGGATTGACGGGATTTGGTGTGTTTTTCTCATTCTTGGggatcatatttttctttgacaAGGGACTAATTGCCATGGGAAAT ATCCTCTTCTTCTCGGGTGTGGCACTGACCATTGGTCTCAAGTCATCACTGCAGTTCTTCAGTAAACGTAGTAATTTCAAG GGAACAATAGCATTTGGTCTTGGCTTTTTGTTGGTTATTATTGGTTGGCCTATATTGGGTATGATTCTTGAGGCATATGGATTTGTTGTACTTTTCAG TGGTTTCTGGCCAACATTGGCAGTTTTTCTGCAAAAGATACCTGTTCTAGGTTGGATCTTCCAGCAGCCCTATATCAGAACG TTCTTTGACCGCTACCGTGGAAAACGTGTCCCTGTATAG